In Gammaproteobacteria bacterium (ex Lamellibrachia satsuma), a single genomic region encodes these proteins:
- a CDS encoding diguanylate cyclase, which produces MMIIGAIAASVPVLSSILPAFYAYITPMAAGLAVAFILEGSAFNIAVGVAVPVYAALIAQTAINTNRHLRESLILQYKNQALISELNREITDRKSAQQALKEHGEQLEKQVDERTNQLVVINRSLEKEVEERRRAEYNLTHLAHHDALTNLPNRLLLDARLEHAIERARRNESQVAVLFMDLDNFKNINDSLGHAVGDELLRMVGERLRIGIRGDDTVSRLGGDEFVIVMEQVENQNVIEHLAQKLMSTLEEKFEIQNQALFIGTSIGISLFPQDGDSAEKLVANADAAMYRAKEQGRRNYQFYTHELTETAHDRVMLEGGLRNAMEAQDLVLYYQPQISLADGRITGVEALIRWEHPELGLLPPGRFLQVAEDSGLIIPMGNWVLQTACQQMSAWKKSGFRLVLLCQIRSISNSLNNIKYML; this is translated from the coding sequence ATGATGATTATTGGTGCAATTGCAGCAAGCGTCCCTGTTCTCTCCAGCATACTGCCCGCATTCTACGCTTACATCACTCCGATGGCTGCCGGACTGGCAGTTGCATTTATATTGGAAGGTTCAGCGTTCAATATTGCCGTTGGGGTTGCAGTGCCTGTCTATGCCGCGTTAATCGCACAGACGGCGATAAATACCAACCGACACCTGCGAGAATCCCTGATACTTCAATATAAAAACCAGGCCCTTATTTCAGAACTTAACAGGGAGATTACGGATCGAAAGAGCGCGCAGCAGGCACTGAAAGAACACGGTGAGCAACTCGAGAAGCAGGTGGATGAACGTACCAATCAGTTGGTAGTGATCAACAGATCACTGGAAAAAGAGGTTGAGGAGCGCAGACGGGCTGAATATAACCTCACGCACTTGGCGCATCATGATGCGCTAACCAATCTTCCCAATCGTTTGTTGTTGGATGCTAGGCTCGAACACGCTATCGAAAGAGCACGTAGAAACGAATCTCAAGTGGCTGTGTTGTTCATGGACCTGGACAACTTTAAAAATATAAATGACAGCTTGGGCCATGCCGTAGGGGACGAGCTATTGCGTATGGTCGGCGAACGACTCCGCATCGGTATAAGAGGAGATGATACGGTTTCCCGATTGGGTGGCGATGAATTTGTCATCGTCATGGAACAGGTCGAAAACCAGAATGTGATCGAACATCTGGCACAAAAACTGATGTCTACTCTCGAAGAGAAATTCGAGATCCAGAATCAGGCGCTATTTATCGGGACAAGTATCGGCATCAGCCTGTTTCCACAAGACGGAGATTCTGCTGAAAAACTGGTCGCTAATGCCGATGCGGCAATGTACCGGGCAAAAGAACAGGGGCGGCGTAATTACCAGTTTTACACCCATGAGTTGACAGAGACCGCACATGATCGGGTTATGCTGGAGGGTGGTTTGCGAAATGCAATGGAAGCACAAGATCTGGTGCTCTATTACCAACCACAAATCTCACTTGCCGATGGCCGGATTACAGGCGTAGAGGCTCTGATACGTTGGGAGCATCCTGAATTGGGCCTGCTTCCGCCGGGACGGTTCCTGCAAGTTGCCGAAGACTCAGGCCTTATCATACCTATGGGCAACTGGGTTTTGCAGACTGCCTGCCAACAGATGAGTGCTTGGAAAAAGTCGGGGTTCCGACTAGTTCTACTTTGTCAGATTAGATCTATAAGTAACTCACTGAATAATATAAAATATATGCTGTGA
- a CDS encoding IS701 family transposase has protein sequence MQAQRKNMERMEEVVAGADDQRLQHMLTESPWDHRAVLDQVALEADQWLGGTADTCLLLDESGLAKKGKHSVGVKRQWNGRQGKVDNCQVGVFAALGKGHLSTLIDERLYLPKEWVSNPARCRKAGIPEVERKHQSKSELALEMVRHQRTLGLRFAWVGADGGYGKDPAFLRGLEAMGETFVVDIHKDQQVYLEDPQPFIPESTTTRGRRRSRLQAQAARLRVDQWLNEQRDSEWQQVVLRDSSKGKLRVEILHHRVWLWDGKEAQAHQWHLIVRREVNSPETIKYTLSNAPEETPSHCLAKMQAQRFWVERSFQDGKSESGLADYQARKWKSWHHHMALVMMAMLFMLEERIVQKDDHPLLSCSDIESLLRAFLPRRDIERDEILRQMTKRHRKRQAAIDSQYRKQTLEQSVAG, from the coding sequence ATGCAAGCGCAGAGAAAGAACATGGAACGCATGGAAGAGGTGGTTGCAGGCGCAGATGATCAGCGTCTCCAGCATATGCTCACCGAGTCCCCGTGGGATCATCGTGCGGTGTTAGACCAAGTGGCGCTGGAAGCCGATCAATGGCTGGGTGGAACCGCGGATACCTGTCTGTTGCTCGATGAGAGTGGCCTTGCCAAGAAGGGTAAACATTCAGTGGGGGTTAAACGCCAATGGAATGGCCGCCAGGGCAAGGTGGATAACTGCCAGGTTGGTGTATTCGCAGCACTGGGTAAAGGGCACTTGTCCACGCTGATAGATGAACGTCTCTATCTACCCAAAGAGTGGGTATCGAACCCGGCTCGCTGTCGCAAGGCGGGTATCCCGGAAGTTGAACGGAAACATCAAAGCAAGTCAGAGTTGGCGCTGGAGATGGTGCGTCATCAGAGGACGCTTGGCCTGCGTTTTGCCTGGGTGGGTGCAGATGGGGGATACGGGAAGGATCCGGCTTTTCTGAGGGGTTTGGAGGCGATGGGTGAAACCTTTGTGGTGGACATCCACAAAGACCAACAGGTCTACCTGGAAGATCCACAGCCGTTCATACCGGAGAGCACGACAACGCGCGGTCGTCGTCGAAGTCGTCTGCAAGCCCAGGCAGCCCGTCTGCGCGTTGACCAGTGGCTCAATGAGCAACGGGACAGCGAGTGGCAGCAAGTGGTATTACGGGATAGCAGCAAGGGCAAACTGCGCGTCGAGATCCTGCATCATCGGGTTTGGCTTTGGGATGGAAAAGAAGCCCAGGCACATCAATGGCACCTGATTGTACGACGAGAGGTCAATTCACCGGAGACGATTAAATACACCTTGTCGAATGCACCGGAAGAAACGCCATCCCATTGTCTTGCAAAGATGCAGGCGCAGCGGTTCTGGGTTGAGCGTTCGTTCCAGGATGGTAAGAGTGAATCAGGTCTTGCTGATTATCAGGCCCGTAAATGGAAATCCTGGCATCACCATATGGCCTTGGTCATGATGGCGATGTTATTCATGCTCGAAGAGCGAATTGTGCAAAAAGATGATCACCCCTTACTCAGTTGTTCAGACATCGAATCGCTATTGCGTGCCTTCCTGCCACGGCGAGATATTGAACGCGATGAAATACTACGGCAAATGACGAAACGGCATCGTAAACGACAAGCGGCTATCGACTCCCAATATCGAAAACAGACGCTGGAACAGTCGGTTGCCGGGTGA
- a CDS encoding EAL domain-containing protein, producing the protein MESDKVELERMAVNLSGRQIRDNSLVKTVEKTLQSTHCRAEWLELEITESFIMQETGHSMETLDSLRKLGTHMAIDDFGTGYSSLSYLKRLPVDKLKIDRSFVRDLVNDPNDAAITRAIIALGKTLQLTITAEGIENMAQEVFLKEQGCDQGQGFRYGRPLLAADITHMLEQESLNLRSSMICL; encoded by the coding sequence ATGGAATCTGACAAAGTAGAACTAGAACGTATGGCGGTCAATCTCTCAGGCAGACAGATCCGTGACAACAGCCTGGTTAAAACTGTTGAAAAGACGCTTCAGTCCACCCATTGCAGGGCAGAGTGGCTCGAGCTGGAGATAACCGAGAGCTTCATTATGCAGGAGACAGGTCACTCTATGGAGACACTGGACAGCCTGAGAAAACTCGGTACACACATGGCTATCGATGATTTCGGCACAGGATACTCCTCCCTGAGCTATCTTAAACGGTTGCCTGTGGATAAACTGAAAATTGATCGCTCCTTTGTCCGTGACTTGGTCAATGATCCCAATGATGCAGCCATTACACGGGCCATTATCGCCTTGGGAAAGACACTTCAGCTCACTATCACGGCAGAGGGAATCGAGAACATGGCCCAGGAAGTCTTCTTAAAGGAGCAGGGTTGCGACCAGGGTCAAGGATTTCGATATGGACGTCCACTACTTGCTGCCGATATCACGCACATGCTGGAACAGGAGTCACTCAACCTGCGCAGTAGTATGATCTGCCTTTAA
- a CDS encoding methyl-accepting chemotaxis protein: MNNLLNNLTIKTKIIGNSLILLALQVFSLLTDGKRHEAEAFAVKIEHEEEQLAVELKSLLTEIEKFTEVAGRRAAEHEHTAIYLLSGITLLAFLIGGFVSWTLSRNVVSRMGKTARGLEVLASGDLTHKVTVDGRDEIGKLQQSMQTMRNNLLEMITQINATTAQLSTAAEEVSVITTQTSANIQQQQSETQQIATAMNEMSATVREVSENASNTASAATGASTETEKGRNIVAGGVQGIQQLAAQIEGAADVIAHVETESENIGTVLDVIKSIAEQTNLLALNAAIEAARAGEQGRGFAVVADEVRTLASRTQESTAEINQIIDKLQVGSRNAVQVMTQSRENARSVVDQAMLAGSSLTAIAESVSQIDQMSTQIATAAEEQSIVAEDMNRNVVRISDMATQNATGAEQTSQAGNELAHMAAELQGLVVKFQV, from the coding sequence GTGAATAATCTTCTCAACAATCTCACTATCAAAACCAAGATCATCGGAAACTCATTGATCCTGCTGGCCCTTCAGGTCTTTTCCCTGCTAACAGATGGGAAGAGACATGAGGCCGAAGCCTTTGCTGTAAAGATAGAGCACGAGGAGGAGCAGCTGGCTGTTGAGCTTAAATCCCTGCTGACTGAGATCGAGAAGTTCACAGAAGTGGCCGGGCGTCGTGCGGCGGAGCATGAACACACCGCGATCTACCTGCTGAGTGGTATTACCCTCCTGGCGTTCCTCATTGGTGGTTTCGTGAGCTGGACTCTCTCCCGTAATGTCGTGAGCCGCATGGGTAAGACAGCCCGTGGACTCGAGGTGCTTGCCTCGGGTGACCTCACTCACAAGGTAACAGTGGATGGGCGGGATGAAATCGGTAAGTTGCAACAATCGATGCAGACGATGCGCAATAACTTGCTGGAGATGATCACACAGATCAACGCCACCACAGCCCAACTCTCAACAGCGGCTGAAGAGGTGTCTGTGATAACGACACAAACCAGTGCCAATATTCAGCAACAACAGTCTGAGACGCAACAGATAGCAACGGCAATGAACGAAATGAGCGCCACCGTGCGGGAGGTGTCAGAGAATGCCAGTAACACGGCCTCTGCGGCAACTGGTGCAAGTACCGAAACTGAGAAGGGACGAAATATAGTGGCAGGAGGGGTGCAGGGAATCCAGCAGCTGGCTGCACAAATTGAAGGGGCAGCGGATGTCATTGCTCATGTAGAGACGGAAAGCGAAAATATCGGCACCGTGCTGGACGTGATTAAAAGTATTGCCGAACAGACCAACCTGTTGGCGTTGAATGCAGCGATCGAGGCGGCCCGTGCCGGTGAGCAGGGTCGCGGATTTGCCGTGGTTGCGGATGAGGTGCGCACCCTGGCGAGCCGGACACAAGAATCCACCGCAGAGATCAACCAGATCATCGACAAGCTCCAAGTCGGCTCCCGGAATGCGGTGCAGGTAATGACTCAGAGCCGTGAGAATGCCAGGTCTGTTGTCGATCAGGCGATGCTGGCAGGTTCTTCATTGACCGCCATCGCTGAATCCGTATCACAGATCGATCAAATGAGCACCCAGATTGCAACAGCCGCAGAAGAACAGAGCATTGTGGCAGAAGATATGAACCGCAACGTCGTACGGATCAGTGACATGGCAACCCAAAACGCCACTGGTGCCGAGCAGACTTCCCAAGCCGGGAATGAGTTGGCGCACATGGCTGCAGAGCTGCAGGGATTGGTGGTTAAGTTCCAGGTTTAA
- the hypD gene encoding hydrogenase formation protein HypD: MSLSAKDWLQQIRTLQLPERIRIMNVCGGHERSITQAGLRGALPKQIELIPGPGCPVCVCPEEDVYQAIQLALNEQIILVAFGDMLRVPVNVPKEEPRSLDQAHAAGADIRPISSPIEALKIAREYPDREIVFFAAGFETTTAPVASLLVEGIPDNLSILLSGRLTWPAVSMLLDSGTPGFNALVAPGHVATVMGPEEWQFVVDKHQIPSAIAGFTPESLLAATYSVLRQQIEQRLFLDNCYPELVRPGGNPSARKHLQAALDVVDANWRGIGTIPKSGYALKRSFERWDARKRYPDYDSESRRRAGQMPPGCDCAAVVLGKKYPNECRLYGEACTPRNPVGPCMVSDEGACRIWWSCGLRT, encoded by the coding sequence ATGTCACTTAGCGCCAAAGACTGGCTGCAGCAGATCCGGACTCTGCAGCTCCCGGAACGGATCCGCATCATGAATGTTTGCGGCGGCCATGAACGCTCCATCACCCAGGCAGGACTCCGCGGCGCCCTGCCAAAGCAGATCGAACTGATACCCGGCCCCGGCTGTCCCGTCTGCGTCTGCCCGGAGGAGGATGTCTATCAGGCGATACAACTTGCACTCAATGAGCAGATCATCCTGGTCGCCTTTGGCGATATGCTGCGGGTCCCCGTCAATGTACCGAAGGAGGAACCCCGCTCTCTTGATCAGGCCCACGCCGCCGGTGCCGACATCCGACCCATCTCTTCACCCATCGAAGCGTTGAAAATTGCGAGGGAGTATCCTGACCGCGAGATAGTCTTTTTTGCTGCCGGATTCGAGACCACTACCGCACCCGTTGCCTCCCTGCTCGTGGAGGGCATCCCCGACAACCTCTCCATTCTGCTCTCCGGGCGGCTCACCTGGCCCGCAGTCTCCATGCTGCTCGATTCCGGCACACCCGGCTTCAATGCCCTGGTGGCCCCTGGTCATGTGGCTACTGTCATGGGGCCTGAAGAGTGGCAGTTTGTGGTCGATAAGCACCAGATCCCCAGCGCGATTGCCGGTTTTACGCCCGAGAGTCTGCTTGCCGCCACCTATTCGGTGCTGCGGCAACAGATCGAGCAGCGGTTGTTTCTCGACAACTGCTACCCGGAACTGGTCCGTCCCGGCGGCAACCCCAGCGCCCGCAAACATCTGCAGGCCGCACTGGATGTGGTCGACGCAAACTGGCGCGGCATCGGCACGATTCCAAAATCGGGTTACGCACTGAAGAGATCTTTTGAAAGATGGGACGCCCGAAAACGCTATCCGGATTACGATTCAGAGAGCCGCCGCCGTGCTGGACAGATGCCACCTGGGTGTGACTGCGCCGCAGTCGTGTTGGGCAAAAAATATCCCAATGAGTGCAGACTCTATGGCGAGGCCTGCACCCCCAGAAACCCGGTCGGCCCCTGCATGGTTTCCGATGAGGGAGCCTGCCGGATCTGGTGGAGCTGTGGGCTCAGGACGTAG
- the hypB gene encoding hydrogenase nickel incorporation protein HypB, translating to MCDTCGCNVTQGNRHLIEAGGKHEHTHDGKVAVEVLENLLSENDHQAGHNRQHFGNHGVLAVNLMSSPGSGKTSLLEATIDALNQEFRIAVIVGDLETENDAERIRSKGISAVQITTGTACHLDAHMVHSALHQLNLDDLDIVFVENVGNLVCPASFDLGQHLNVTLLSVTEGDDKPAKYPVIFRAADAILISKSDLLPYLDDFKPERAEQAIRHLASEAPVLNLSARNSSTLDNWLTWLRKAFTIQDARRAAGETTKPKIQPEGEKLHAHG from the coding sequence ATGTGTGACACTTGCGGCTGTAACGTCACCCAGGGTAATCGCCATCTCATCGAAGCCGGCGGCAAACATGAGCATACCCACGACGGCAAGGTTGCCGTGGAAGTGCTTGAGAACCTGCTCAGTGAAAACGACCATCAGGCCGGCCACAATCGGCAACACTTCGGCAATCATGGTGTACTTGCCGTCAATCTGATGTCGTCTCCCGGCAGCGGCAAGACCAGCCTGCTCGAAGCCACTATCGATGCACTCAATCAGGAGTTCCGAATCGCCGTCATCGTTGGCGACCTGGAGACTGAAAACGACGCTGAACGCATACGCAGCAAGGGCATCAGTGCTGTGCAGATCACCACCGGCACCGCCTGTCACCTGGATGCACATATGGTGCACTCCGCGCTCCACCAATTAAATCTTGACGATCTGGATATCGTCTTCGTGGAAAATGTCGGCAATCTGGTCTGCCCCGCCAGCTTCGATCTTGGGCAACACCTCAATGTCACTCTGCTGTCGGTCACCGAGGGGGATGACAAACCCGCTAAATATCCCGTCATCTTTCGGGCCGCCGACGCGATACTTATCAGCAAATCCGACCTGCTTCCTTATCTGGATGATTTCAAGCCGGAACGGGCGGAACAGGCAATCCGTCATCTGGCCAGTGAAGCCCCGGTTTTGAACCTATCTGCCCGCAACAGCAGTACGCTGGACAACTGGCTGACCTGGCTGCGCAAGGCATTCACCATTCAGGACGCACGCAGGGCAGCCGGTGAGACTACTAAACCCAAAATTCAGCCGGAAGGTGAAAAGCTTCACGCACACGGTTAG
- a CDS encoding hydrogenase maturation nickel metallochaperone HypA translates to MHELAVCQAMLEQVAGIAAREQASEVTRIIVRIGPLSGVVPELLEQAFTIARSGTIANQAELITEATGIRVRCSQCGAETDAGITRMICGKCGDYRTQLLSGDELLLASVELNRAEQAVE, encoded by the coding sequence ATGCATGAGCTTGCGGTCTGCCAGGCGATGCTTGAACAGGTCGCAGGTATTGCAGCCCGGGAACAGGCTTCGGAAGTAACCCGGATTATCGTTCGCATCGGCCCCCTCTCCGGCGTCGTGCCGGAACTGCTGGAACAGGCCTTCACTATTGCACGGTCCGGAACTATCGCAAACCAGGCGGAACTGATTACGGAAGCCACAGGCATCCGAGTGAGATGTAGCCAGTGCGGTGCCGAAACAGATGCAGGAATCACCCGGATGATTTGCGGCAAGTGTGGCGACTACCGCACCCAGCTGCTCAGTGGCGATGAATTGTTACTCGCCAGCGTTGAGTTGAACCGGGCAGAGCAAGCAGTTGAATAG
- a CDS encoding HypC/HybG/HupF family hydrogenase formation chaperone, which yields MCLGIPMQIKTIVEYTARCEAKGVERDVSLFMLQHETLEPGDFVVVHVGYAIQKVTPQEARSAWEVYDEMLKTLDERPGSL from the coding sequence ATGTGTCTCGGCATTCCAATGCAGATCAAGACGATCGTTGAATATACTGCCCGCTGTGAGGCGAAAGGTGTCGAACGTGACGTCAGCCTTTTCATGCTACAGCATGAGACGCTGGAACCTGGCGATTTCGTGGTGGTGCATGTCGGCTATGCGATCCAGAAGGTTACCCCTCAGGAGGCCCGCTCCGCCTGGGAGGTCTATGATGAGATGCTGAAGACACTGGACGAACGGCCTGGGAGCCTCTGA
- a CDS encoding HyaD/HybD family hydrogenase maturation endopeptidase has translation MSIESVLILGIGNTLLTDEGIGVHVVKRMQALHSELKGVEYLDGGTLSFTLAEPISRADGLIVVDAARMESSPGTVRVFRNEEMDSYLSGNRQSVHEVGLTDLLDISRLTEQLPVQRVLVGIEPESLEWGESPSKTVFPAIDRAIDEILSILREWR, from the coding sequence TTGTCAATTGAATCCGTCCTTATTCTGGGTATAGGCAATACGCTGTTGACCGATGAAGGTATCGGTGTGCACGTAGTGAAACGCATGCAGGCATTGCATAGCGAGTTGAAGGGTGTCGAATATTTGGACGGCGGAACCTTGAGTTTCACCCTGGCGGAACCGATTAGCAGAGCGGATGGGTTGATCGTGGTGGATGCGGCCAGGATGGAGAGTTCTCCAGGCACAGTCAGGGTATTTCGCAATGAAGAGATGGATTCTTATCTCAGTGGCAACCGGCAGAGTGTGCACGAGGTTGGATTGACGGATCTGTTGGATATCTCGCGTCTGACGGAACAGTTGCCAGTACAGAGAGTGCTTGTGGGCATTGAGCCAGAGTCGCTGGAGTGGGGGGAATCACCCAGCAAAACAGTTTTCCCTGCCATCGATAGGGCAATTGATGAAATTCTGTCTATACTTCGTGAATGGCGTTAG
- a CDS encoding hydrogenase expression/formation protein, protein MQRLQDIDIRVEGPADRLAQHGNAVPVLHEILHALRRLGETEESTTIDLRSIPFGPGDEELLLDVLGRGEVAVKLETLGASEIYETAYAGVWIVDHRNTEGERIALQIEITRVPEILLTQVADLTDSISRLENRLRTPDGVASLSNPMNGRRRDG, encoded by the coding sequence ATGCAAAGATTGCAGGACATCGATATACGTGTAGAAGGGCCAGCTGATCGGCTTGCTCAACATGGCAATGCTGTTCCTGTCCTGCATGAAATACTTCATGCCCTGCGCCGTCTTGGCGAAACTGAAGAATCCACAACCATCGATCTGAGATCGATCCCCTTTGGCCCCGGTGATGAAGAGCTGTTGCTCGACGTACTGGGCCGTGGGGAGGTGGCGGTCAAGCTGGAAACGCTGGGCGCCAGCGAAATATACGAAACCGCATATGCCGGTGTCTGGATCGTCGACCACAGAAATACCGAAGGCGAGCGCATTGCCTTGCAAATCGAGATCACCCGGGTGCCTGAGATCCTTCTTACTCAGGTTGCAGATCTCACAGACTCTATTTCACGGCTCGAAAATCGTTTGCGTACTCCAGATGGGGTCGCGTCGCTGAGCAATCCTATGAACGGGAGAAGACGTGATGGCTGA
- a CDS encoding hydrogenase small subunit, producing MADSKTETKTLGESLRQQGVSRRGFLKFCTATASMMALPPAMVPAIAEALEKARRPSVIWLSFQECTGCTESLTRAHAPTIENLIFNHISLDYHHTLQAAAGEGAEAAREAAMHENHGKYIVVVDGSIPLKDPGFSTIAGISNLDMLKETVAGAAAVIAVGSCAAFGGLPHASPNPTGAVSVSEIIKDKPVVNVSGCPPIPTVITGVLAHFLTFGGLPELDDLGRPKVFYGQSIHDRCYRRPFYDKGLFAETFDDEGARKGWCLYRMGCKGPMTYNACATTKWNQGTSWPVESGHGCLGCSEPDFWDGGGFYNAISIPDGDIARNIGLGAVAGVAVGAAAGMLNRNAKADAVSRHETVTVDDLEKTS from the coding sequence ATGGCTGACTCAAAAACAGAAACCAAAACTCTCGGCGAAAGCCTGCGGCAGCAGGGTGTGTCTCGACGGGGGTTTCTGAAATTCTGTACCGCGACTGCCTCGATGATGGCACTGCCTCCTGCCATGGTGCCGGCTATTGCGGAGGCGCTGGAAAAGGCCAGGCGTCCCTCTGTAATCTGGCTCTCCTTTCAGGAGTGTACAGGCTGTACCGAATCCCTCACCCGAGCCCATGCACCCACCATAGAAAATCTCATCTTCAACCACATCTCCCTCGATTATCACCACACTCTGCAGGCGGCTGCCGGAGAGGGGGCAGAGGCTGCGCGTGAAGCGGCAATGCATGAAAATCATGGCAAATATATAGTAGTGGTCGACGGGTCGATTCCGCTAAAAGACCCTGGTTTTTCAACGATTGCCGGTATCAGCAACCTCGATATGCTGAAGGAGACTGTGGCGGGTGCCGCAGCAGTCATAGCAGTGGGTAGTTGTGCGGCCTTTGGTGGTCTGCCCCATGCCAGCCCCAATCCTACCGGAGCAGTGTCGGTCTCGGAGATCATCAAAGACAAACCGGTGGTCAATGTCTCCGGCTGTCCGCCAATTCCAACGGTGATCACTGGCGTGTTGGCCCACTTCCTGACTTTTGGCGGTCTGCCTGAGCTGGATGATCTGGGTCGGCCGAAGGTATTCTATGGCCAAAGCATTCATGATCGCTGCTATCGCCGTCCGTTTTACGATAAGGGCCTGTTTGCAGAGACCTTTGATGACGAAGGCGCACGCAAGGGGTGGTGCCTCTACCGAATGGGATGCAAGGGCCCGATGACCTACAACGCCTGTGCCACCACCAAGTGGAATCAGGGTACGAGTTGGCCGGTCGAGTCAGGCCATGGCTGCCTGGGCTGTTCCGAACCCGATTTCTGGGATGGTGGCGGTTTCTATAACGCCATCTCTATTCCCGACGGAGATATTGCCCGCAACATTGGGCTTGGTGCGGTGGCCGGTGTGGCCGTCGGTGCGGCAGCCGGTATGCTTAATCGCAATGCCAAGGCGGATGCAGTATCCAGGCATGAAACCGTCACTGTGGATGATCTGGAAAAAACATCATGA
- a CDS encoding (Fe-S)-binding protein, with protein sequence MSKASLERGLNALREEIDAPVAAFFSSCVNCGLCAEACLFYTETGDPRYTPINKLEPLRRIWEQEFTLWGRVKKALGLSQPVTDELLQEWEPLVYDACSLCGRCSMVCPVGNDIAYMIRKEREGFVASGNAPEGMKGASARAIKVGSPMGVKFHAVQAQIRHIEADTGLEVPVDVEGADYLALLSSMEIMNFPEYIEALARIFKQAGVSWTLCSEAFEATNAGIQIGSSDIAAELVERVVKGAEKLKVKYVISPECGHAYTAIRWEGPNLIGRRYPFKVVHILELLDELRVTGRLKTQGLDEARLTFHDPCQIVRKGGVLEPPRNLLKQVASNFVEMSDHREMNWCCGGGGGVSANERADELRLKVFARKKSQLDELNVDKLVTACANCRLMLEDGLEEYRVELPVVGLTEMLAEHLVEDNE encoded by the coding sequence ATGAGTAAGGCAAGCCTGGAACGTGGACTCAATGCATTGCGTGAAGAGATCGATGCGCCGGTGGCGGCTTTCTTTTCCAGTTGCGTCAACTGTGGACTCTGTGCGGAGGCCTGTCTCTTCTACACGGAAACCGGTGATCCCCGTTACACCCCCATCAACAAGCTTGAACCCCTGCGCCGCATCTGGGAGCAGGAGTTTACTCTTTGGGGGCGGGTCAAGAAGGCGCTTGGCCTGTCGCAGCCGGTAACTGATGAACTGTTGCAGGAGTGGGAGCCGTTGGTCTATGACGCCTGCTCTCTCTGTGGACGCTGTTCCATGGTCTGCCCGGTGGGCAACGATATCGCCTATATGATCCGCAAGGAGCGGGAAGGTTTTGTCGCCTCGGGTAATGCGCCCGAAGGCATGAAAGGCGCTAGTGCCCGTGCCATCAAGGTCGGCAGTCCGATGGGGGTGAAATTTCACGCGGTGCAGGCACAGATCAGGCATATCGAGGCGGATACCGGACTGGAGGTCCCGGTCGATGTGGAGGGTGCTGACTATCTGGCGCTGCTCTCTTCGATGGAGATCATGAACTTCCCTGAGTACATCGAGGCGTTGGCCAGGATCTTCAAACAGGCAGGGGTCAGCTGGACGCTCTGCTCAGAGGCTTTTGAAGCGACCAATGCGGGTATCCAGATCGGCAGTAGCGATATCGCTGCAGAACTGGTCGAACGGGTGGTGAAAGGCGCTGAGAAATTGAAGGTCAAATATGTCATCAGTCCCGAGTGTGGTCACGCCTATACCGCCATCCGCTGGGAAGGGCCGAATCTGATCGGCCGGCGCTACCCCTTCAAGGTGGTGCATATCCTCGAACTGTTGGATGAGTTGCGGGTAACAGGAAGACTGAAGACCCAGGGTCTGGATGAGGCGCGGCTGACTTTCCATGATCCCTGCCAGATCGTGCGCAAGGGTGGGGTGTTGGAACCCCCGCGCAACCTGCTTAAGCAGGTTGCGTCGAACTTCGTGGAGATGAGTGACCACCGTGAGATGAACTGGTGTTGCGGCGGTGGAGGCGGTGTCAGTGCCAACGAGCGGGCAGATGAACTGCGGCTCAAGGTGTTCGCGAGGAAAAAGAGCCAGCTGGATGAGCTGAATGTGGACAAGTTGGTAACGGCTTGTGCCAATTGCCGCTTGATGCTGGAAGATGGCCTTGAAGAGTACCGGGTGGAGCTTCCGGTGGTCGGACTGACCGAGATGTTGGCGGAACATCTGGTAGAAGATAACGAATAG